A genomic region of Caulobacter vibrioides contains the following coding sequences:
- a CDS encoding class I SAM-dependent RNA methyltransferase yields MQDLMINAVGAQGDGLARTADGKPAFIPLTLPGELVHAQFDGARGEVVEILTPSPERVAPPCRHYGTCGGCALQHWAGEPYRAWKAEQVRLQLSMEGLETEILPTFAAPPASRRRVALHARKGGKGQGARLGFKERRSWNLVPIEECPVTDPRLVAALPALARLAEPFLEHPKSAPTLHVTLTATGLDIDITGVERKSGGLSADARMRAAMAAGEGDFARVTLAGETIYGARQPLVKLGPAIVALPPGSFLQAVPAAEKAMVELAVAEAQGASRVADLYCGVGTFTFRLAEVAQVYAAEVSAPAITALKAAVGATSGLKPITAEARDLVRRPVLGTELVKTDVVVIDPPRAGAAEQTVEIAKSKVAKVVGVSCNPQTFAKDARVLVDAGFKLVRVTPVDQFVWSPHIELVGVFTR; encoded by the coding sequence ATGCAAGACCTGATGATCAACGCGGTGGGCGCCCAGGGCGACGGGCTCGCGCGCACCGCCGACGGCAAGCCCGCCTTCATTCCGCTGACCCTTCCGGGCGAGCTTGTTCACGCCCAGTTCGACGGCGCGCGCGGCGAGGTCGTCGAGATCCTGACACCGAGCCCGGAGCGCGTGGCGCCGCCGTGCCGACACTACGGAACTTGCGGAGGATGCGCGCTGCAGCATTGGGCCGGCGAGCCCTATCGGGCCTGGAAGGCCGAACAGGTCCGACTTCAGCTGTCGATGGAGGGGCTCGAGACCGAGATCCTGCCGACCTTCGCGGCTCCGCCCGCCTCGCGGCGTCGCGTGGCGCTGCACGCGCGCAAGGGGGGCAAGGGGCAGGGCGCGCGTCTTGGGTTCAAGGAGCGACGCTCGTGGAACCTCGTGCCCATCGAAGAATGTCCCGTCACCGATCCGCGCCTGGTGGCCGCGCTGCCGGCCCTGGCGCGCTTGGCCGAGCCCTTCCTGGAGCACCCGAAGTCCGCGCCGACCCTCCATGTCACGCTCACCGCGACAGGCCTCGACATCGACATCACTGGCGTCGAACGCAAGAGCGGCGGGCTGTCGGCCGACGCTCGAATGCGCGCGGCGATGGCGGCGGGCGAGGGCGATTTCGCGCGGGTCACCCTGGCGGGCGAAACCATCTATGGCGCACGTCAGCCCCTGGTGAAGCTGGGTCCCGCCATCGTGGCGCTACCGCCCGGCAGCTTCCTGCAGGCCGTTCCCGCCGCCGAGAAGGCGATGGTCGAGCTCGCAGTGGCCGAGGCCCAGGGCGCGAGCCGGGTGGCTGACCTCTATTGCGGGGTCGGCACCTTCACCTTCCGGCTCGCCGAGGTGGCGCAGGTCTATGCGGCCGAGGTGAGCGCCCCTGCCATCACGGCCTTGAAGGCGGCCGTGGGCGCGACGTCCGGTCTCAAGCCGATCACGGCCGAGGCTCGCGACCTCGTGCGTCGTCCTGTGCTGGGCACCGAGCTGGTCAAGACCGATGTCGTGGTCATCGACCCGCCGCGCGCCGGCGCCGCCGAGCAGACCGTCGAGATCGCCAAGTCCAAGGTGGCCAAGGTGGTGGGGGTCTCGTGTAACCCTCAGACCTTCGCCAAGGACGCGCGCGTGTTGGTCGACGCCGGCTTCAAGCTTGTGAGGGTGACGCCTGTGGACCAGTTCGTATGGTCGCCCCATATTGAACTGGTCGGAGTCTTCACGCGGTGA
- a CDS encoding class I SAM-dependent methyltransferase — protein MVQTSSERGRPAFALDAVGQGAKAAVKAAWWTATGGLARSLTRPTQGAQARHFAPTTPAPIPTSLRRAYLEAFEKDARDVASGVYPAIENGPVRPSAALREAADFIADAFEVDQRRRKGDGVEVRDAADRSIYPNYYRQNFHFQSGGWFTAESARRYDAQVEALFSGTAAAMRRRGLSLLARHWRGRDHRGAKIIDVACGSGAFLKDLKATFPRAALAGLDLSEAYLAKSRRRAGAGGIKANAETLPFADSSLDAVTCVYLFHELPPRVRPVVAASLARVLKPGGVLVLVDSVQPADTPDLARLLEAFPVYFHEPYYASYAETDLPSLFGAVGLRLVAEDRAFLTKALLLEKPAS, from the coding sequence ATGGTCCAGACCAGCAGCGAACGTGGGCGGCCGGCCTTTGCGCTCGACGCCGTAGGTCAAGGCGCCAAGGCCGCCGTCAAGGCGGCGTGGTGGACGGCGACGGGCGGTCTTGCTCGCTCCCTGACCCGACCGACACAGGGCGCCCAGGCCCGGCATTTCGCGCCGACGACCCCGGCGCCCATCCCAACCAGCTTGCGTCGCGCGTATCTCGAGGCCTTCGAGAAAGACGCGCGTGATGTCGCCAGCGGCGTCTATCCCGCCATCGAGAACGGGCCGGTGCGCCCCTCGGCCGCCTTGCGCGAGGCCGCGGACTTCATCGCCGACGCCTTCGAGGTCGACCAGCGGCGACGCAAAGGCGACGGCGTCGAAGTTCGCGATGCGGCTGATCGCTCAATCTATCCGAACTATTACCGTCAGAACTTCCACTTTCAGTCCGGAGGCTGGTTCACCGCCGAGAGCGCGCGGCGCTATGACGCCCAGGTCGAGGCGCTCTTCTCCGGTACGGCGGCCGCGATGCGGCGGCGTGGCCTGTCGCTATTGGCGCGACACTGGCGCGGCCGTGATCATCGCGGCGCGAAAATCATCGACGTGGCGTGTGGTTCGGGCGCTTTCCTGAAGGATCTGAAGGCGACCTTTCCACGCGCGGCTTTGGCGGGCCTGGACCTGTCCGAAGCCTATCTGGCCAAGTCCCGGCGACGGGCCGGCGCCGGTGGGATCAAGGCGAACGCCGAGACCTTGCCTTTCGCGGATTCCTCTTTGGATGCAGTTACCTGCGTCTATCTCTTCCATGAATTGCCGCCTCGCGTGCGGCCTGTGGTGGCGGCGAGTCTGGCGCGCGTTCTCAAGCCCGGCGGGGTGTTGGTTCTGGTCGACTCCGTCCAGCCGGCGGACACGCCGGATTTGGCGCGCCTGCTCGAGGCCTTCCCCGTCTATTTCCACGAGCCCTACTACGCCAGCTATGCAGAGACCGACCTGCCCAGCCTCTTCGGCGCGGTTGGATTGCGGCTTGTCGCTGAGGACCGCGCCTTTCTCACCAAGGCGCTTCTGCTTGAGAAGCCCGCGAGCTGA
- a CDS encoding acyltransferase family protein yields the protein MRVFEAGRRYEALDGLRGVAAVGVMLYHIGSWTGRPWLVPHGYLAVDFFFCLSGFVLAHAYGAREISWLGFMRQRLVRLWPLIALTMLGGAMVIIQHRESVPGWLALGLLMVPRVWIDQNGFSPLFPLNPPAWSLFFELAVGAAWFPLRRLGVMGHVLMVVLLLPVMIYVAHGMGGVLTGWDRGTFVISFLRTLFAFLLGWGCYRIQAFTRWSLPVWLLALVLCAVVCAPWTPLNWLYDFVCISVVFPLMVLAGRRDPKGFAGEACRAAGAISYPLYALHWLGWELLLRAYRALGGEGYPVGFAIVAMVMIVVGSWAVLKVYDEPVRRRLRALGG from the coding sequence TTGCGGGTTTTCGAGGCTGGGCGACGGTACGAGGCGCTGGACGGTCTGCGCGGCGTCGCCGCCGTAGGGGTCATGCTCTACCACATCGGCAGCTGGACGGGCCGGCCTTGGCTGGTCCCGCACGGCTATTTGGCCGTCGACTTCTTCTTCTGCCTTTCCGGCTTTGTGCTGGCGCACGCCTATGGCGCCCGCGAGATCAGCTGGTTGGGCTTCATGCGGCAGCGGCTGGTGCGGCTGTGGCCCTTGATCGCCCTCACCATGCTGGGCGGCGCCATGGTGATCATCCAGCATCGGGAAAGCGTGCCGGGCTGGCTGGCGCTGGGCTTGCTGATGGTCCCGCGTGTCTGGATCGATCAGAACGGGTTCTCGCCGCTTTTCCCATTGAATCCGCCGGCTTGGTCGCTGTTCTTCGAGCTCGCGGTCGGTGCGGCCTGGTTTCCGCTACGCCGTCTGGGCGTCATGGGGCACGTGCTGATGGTCGTGCTGCTGCTGCCGGTGATGATCTATGTCGCCCATGGCATGGGCGGGGTGCTGACCGGCTGGGACAGAGGCACCTTCGTCATCAGCTTTCTGCGAACCCTCTTCGCGTTCCTGCTGGGTTGGGGCTGCTATCGCATCCAGGCGTTCACGCGTTGGAGCTTGCCGGTCTGGCTGCTTGCGCTGGTTCTGTGCGCGGTGGTTTGCGCGCCCTGGACGCCGCTGAACTGGCTTTACGACTTCGTCTGCATCAGCGTCGTCTTCCCCCTGATGGTCTTGGCGGGGCGTCGGGATCCCAAGGGTTTCGCCGGCGAGGCTTGCCGAGCGGCAGGCGCGATCTCCTATCCGCTCTATGCGCTGCACTGGTTGGGTTGGGAGCTGCTGCTGCGGGCGTACAGAGCACTGGGCGGAGAAGGTTATCCCGTCGGGTTCGCCATCGTCGCGATGGTGATGATCGTTGTCGGGTCCTGGGCGGTCCTGAAGGTCTATGACGAACCCGTTCGTCGGCGGCTGCGCGCGCTTGGGGGCTGA
- a CDS encoding YciI family protein has protein sequence MLYAILCYNQEDVVCAWSKEEDAAVMAKLGAVQQRLAEEGRLGPVARLMPTTAATTLRKDREPPLVLDGPFAETKEQLLGFYVVDCESLDGALQVAKDLGKANPGGSYEIRPIAMFQPGPAGA, from the coding sequence ATGCTCTACGCCATTCTTTGCTACAACCAAGAAGACGTCGTCTGCGCCTGGTCCAAGGAAGAGGACGCGGCCGTGATGGCGAAGCTGGGCGCGGTGCAGCAGCGGTTGGCGGAGGAGGGGCGCTTGGGGCCCGTCGCGCGCCTGATGCCGACCACGGCGGCGACCACTTTGCGCAAGGACCGCGAGCCACCCTTGGTCCTGGATGGCCCCTTCGCCGAGACCAAGGAACAACTGCTGGGCTTCTACGTCGTCGACTGCGAATCCCTGGATGGCGCGTTGCAGGTCGCCAAGGACCTCGGCAAGGCCAATCCCGGCGGTTCCTACGAGATCCGTCCGATCGCCATGTTCCAGCCTGGCCCCGCAGGCGCGTGA
- a CDS encoding RNA polymerase sigma factor produces MTDFGWIEGALAAARPQAMAALLRYFRDMDAADEAFQDACLRALKAWPKNGPPRDPTAWLIMVGRNAAIDAVRKTSRNAPLPPEDLLSDLEDAEAEAAERLDSAHYRDDVLRLLFICCHPDLPATQQIALALRIVSGLSVREIARAFVVSDTAMEQRITRAKARIGAGDAPFEAPGPIERAERFAAVAAMIYLVFNEGYSASGKALEAKGGLCDEAIRLARLLLRLFPAEPEMMGLAALLLLQHARSDARFAADGAAILLEDQDRSLWNRRMIDEGLALIDKAMLKQAPGPYQVQAAIAALHARAACAEDTDWAGIDRLYATLEIMQPSPVITLNRAVAIAKVRGPDAALEMIAPLGGRLDAYFPYHGARGALLLQAGRRAEARQAFDRAIALANTAAEAANIRQYLDRVAAKD; encoded by the coding sequence GTGACCGACTTCGGCTGGATCGAGGGCGCGCTCGCCGCCGCTCGCCCCCAGGCCATGGCGGCGCTGCTTCGCTATTTCCGCGACATGGATGCGGCCGATGAGGCCTTTCAGGACGCCTGCCTGCGCGCTCTGAAGGCTTGGCCGAAGAATGGTCCGCCGCGCGATCCGACCGCTTGGCTGATCATGGTTGGTCGCAACGCCGCCATCGACGCCGTCCGCAAGACCAGCCGCAACGCGCCCCTACCGCCCGAGGACCTGCTCTCAGACCTAGAAGACGCCGAGGCCGAGGCGGCCGAACGGCTGGATAGCGCGCATTATCGAGACGACGTGCTGAGGCTGCTGTTCATCTGCTGCCATCCGGATTTGCCGGCGACGCAGCAGATCGCCTTGGCGCTGCGGATTGTCTCGGGCCTCTCGGTCAGAGAGATCGCGCGGGCCTTCGTCGTCAGCGACACGGCAATGGAGCAGCGCATCACCCGGGCCAAGGCCAGGATCGGCGCGGGCGACGCGCCGTTCGAGGCGCCGGGACCCATTGAGCGCGCCGAACGGTTCGCAGCGGTCGCGGCGATGATCTATCTCGTCTTCAACGAGGGCTACTCGGCCAGCGGTAAGGCGCTCGAGGCCAAGGGCGGCCTTTGCGACGAGGCCATCCGTTTGGCTCGCCTGTTGCTGCGCCTCTTCCCGGCCGAGCCGGAGATGATGGGTTTGGCCGCGCTGCTACTGCTCCAGCATGCGCGTTCCGACGCGCGCTTTGCGGCCGACGGCGCGGCGATCCTGCTCGAAGACCAGGACCGAAGTCTCTGGAACCGCAGGATGATCGACGAGGGTTTGGCCCTGATCGATAAGGCCATGCTCAAGCAGGCGCCGGGACCCTACCAGGTGCAGGCGGCGATCGCCGCCCTTCATGCGCGGGCGGCGTGCGCCGAGGATACCGACTGGGCGGGCATCGATCGCCTGTACGCCACCTTGGAAATCATGCAGCCATCGCCGGTGATCACCCTGAACCGAGCGGTCGCCATCGCTAAGGTTCGCGGCCCCGACGCGGCGCTTGAGATGATCGCGCCGCTTGGCGGCCGGCTGGACGCCTATTTCCCCTATCACGGCGCACGCGGCGCTCTCCTGCTTCAGGCAGGCCGCCGGGCCGAGGCCCGTCAGGCCTTCGACCGGGCCATCGCCTTGGCCAATACGGCGGCCGAAGCGGCGAACATCCGGCAGTATCTGGATCGCGTCGCGGCGAAGGACTGA
- a CDS encoding PA0069 family radical SAM protein codes for MAEAAKLGPAARGRGAKSNRTGRFESQVREAFDDGWNEDAEPAQILTQLQPMKSRTIIARNQSPDVGFDRSINPYRGCSHGCIYCYARPAHAYLGLSPGLDFESKIFFKPQAGELLAKELSKPGYKPATIHIGGDTDPYQPDEKTLRVTRQVIETLERFGHPFTLITKSALILRDLDVLSRMAERGLARAAISITTLDRRLARSMEPRAATPGKRIEAVRRLTEAGVPVTVMFAPAIPGLNDHEVEAVLEAAAKAGAQGAGYVALRLPREIAQLFEEWLEADYPDRARKVMSLVRQIRSGEVYRAAWGDRMVGDGPVAEVLRQRFHLAVKKFGLDQPWTALDISQFRPPRPVNAQMDLFS; via the coding sequence ATGGCAGAGGCAGCGAAACTGGGGCCAGCGGCGCGAGGGCGCGGCGCCAAATCGAACCGGACGGGACGCTTTGAGTCTCAGGTTCGAGAAGCGTTCGACGACGGGTGGAACGAGGACGCGGAACCCGCGCAGATTCTAACCCAACTGCAGCCGATGAAGTCGCGGACAATCATCGCCCGCAACCAGAGTCCTGACGTCGGCTTTGACCGATCGATCAATCCCTATCGCGGGTGCAGCCACGGTTGCATCTACTGCTACGCCCGGCCGGCCCATGCGTATCTGGGTCTGTCGCCAGGCCTGGATTTCGAGAGCAAGATCTTCTTCAAGCCGCAGGCGGGGGAACTGCTGGCCAAGGAGCTGTCCAAGCCCGGCTACAAGCCAGCCACGATCCATATTGGCGGCGACACCGATCCCTATCAGCCTGACGAAAAGACGCTACGCGTCACCCGGCAGGTGATCGAGACCCTGGAGCGTTTCGGCCACCCGTTCACGCTGATCACCAAGTCGGCGCTGATCCTGCGGGACCTGGATGTGTTGAGCCGGATGGCCGAGCGAGGCCTTGCGCGCGCGGCGATCTCGATAACCACCCTCGATCGCCGATTGGCGCGCAGCATGGAGCCGCGCGCAGCGACGCCCGGCAAGCGCATCGAGGCGGTACGGCGGCTGACCGAGGCGGGCGTGCCTGTAACCGTCATGTTCGCGCCCGCCATACCGGGGCTGAACGACCACGAGGTCGAGGCGGTGCTGGAGGCCGCCGCCAAAGCCGGCGCTCAAGGCGCGGGCTATGTGGCGCTACGTCTCCCCCGGGAGATCGCACAACTGTTCGAGGAATGGCTCGAGGCCGACTATCCCGATCGCGCGCGTAAGGTCATGTCGTTGGTGCGGCAAATCCGATCCGGCGAGGTCTACCGGGCGGCATGGGGCGACCGGATGGTCGGCGATGGTCCCGTCGCCGAGGTGCTACGGCAGCGGTTCCATCTGGCGGTCAAGAAGTTCGGCCTCGACCAACCTTGGACCGCCCTGGACATCAGTCAGTTCAGGCCACCGCGCCCCGTGAACGCGCAGATGGATCTCTTCAGCTAG
- a CDS encoding cell wall biosynthesis glycosyltransferase, whose amino-acid sequence MISVVLIASEDLPGLAAQMSMLVPAAVDGLVKEVVLVAGDEPGVEALAEDSGARLVRETGAAKERLAAGARAARGDWVLTLRSGPVLREGWREPVERHLAGGAGAPARLIAPGGLLGRLAPKMHGVLLRRLDWPSGVVADENGLARATKAKAITY is encoded by the coding sequence ATGATCTCCGTCGTCCTCATCGCTTCCGAAGACTTGCCGGGCTTGGCCGCCCAGATGTCGATGCTGGTGCCCGCCGCTGTCGATGGCTTGGTGAAGGAAGTCGTGCTGGTCGCGGGCGATGAACCCGGCGTCGAAGCCTTGGCCGAGGACAGCGGCGCTCGGCTCGTGCGCGAGACGGGCGCCGCCAAGGAGCGCTTGGCGGCGGGCGCGAGGGCGGCGCGCGGCGATTGGGTGCTTACGCTTCGGTCAGGGCCTGTGCTGCGCGAGGGATGGCGCGAGCCGGTAGAACGGCATCTGGCCGGTGGGGCCGGCGCGCCCGCGAGATTGATCGCGCCGGGCGGGCTGCTGGGCCGGCTGGCGCCCAAGATGCACGGCGTATTGCTTCGTCGCCTGGACTGGCCCTCAGGCGTGGTTGCGGATGAAAACGGGCTCGCCAGGGCCACCAAGGCCAAGGCCATCACCTACTAG
- a CDS encoding lytic transglycosylase domain-containing protein, whose product MLLKLRARLLAVLSACMLSVSALAAQASGLEPLSGDDVRYYRAAFSAADRGDFAAAEAAFANTRDRSLAGRLAFAKVMHPTRYSASYTELTRWLDSYGEEAGADRVYSLALKRKPSGKRVVAPPTPTLFIADESGPPPADKGRAAREAYYSGDVRQALALAIAGGERWIAGLSAIRLGDAAQAQGFFEQVADDEHEDEWLRAAGAFWAARAAGQQGHGAQARDLLLKAAHAPHTFYGMIAARQLTMAGVPVTEPQEDPIATLLSRAAYTGPDTESLNALVTADPRARRAAALAQVGRWREAGLELRAGLSLAETESLRADWTTLALALNAKAPLNAGRPVRRVGGEDYPLPPLDPIGGFTIDKAMVYALVRQESRFDPLAVSNAGAVGLMQVRPTSAADVVGDDTLRTDNTPLFDPAFNLRAGQDYFTWLMDRGLKSPDVLRAVAAYNGGPATLNRTLAQLGADCDSLLLIESLPFKETRNYVEKVMASYWTYRKLMGAENKTLDAVASGARTVDFRLDPQVEMPTTIDQLMAQLP is encoded by the coding sequence TTGCTTTTGAAGCTTCGGGCTCGCCTTCTGGCCGTGCTGTCGGCCTGCATGCTGTCTGTCTCCGCCTTGGCCGCCCAGGCCAGCGGGCTTGAACCGCTGTCGGGTGATGATGTCCGATACTATCGCGCTGCGTTCTCCGCCGCTGATCGCGGCGACTTCGCCGCCGCCGAGGCGGCCTTCGCAAACACCCGCGACCGCAGCCTGGCCGGACGTCTCGCCTTCGCCAAGGTCATGCACCCGACCCGCTATTCCGCCAGCTACACCGAGCTGACCCGCTGGCTGGACAGCTATGGCGAAGAGGCCGGCGCCGACCGCGTCTACAGCTTGGCGCTCAAGCGCAAACCGAGCGGCAAGCGTGTGGTCGCACCGCCGACGCCCACGCTGTTCATCGCCGATGAAAGCGGCCCGCCGCCCGCCGACAAGGGCCGCGCGGCGCGCGAGGCCTACTATTCGGGCGATGTGAGGCAAGCCCTGGCCTTGGCCATCGCCGGCGGCGAGCGCTGGATCGCCGGGCTCTCGGCGATCCGCCTCGGCGACGCCGCCCAGGCCCAAGGCTTCTTCGAACAGGTCGCCGACGACGAACACGAGGACGAGTGGCTCCGCGCCGCCGGCGCCTTCTGGGCCGCGCGCGCCGCCGGCCAACAAGGCCACGGCGCTCAGGCGCGCGACCTGCTGCTCAAGGCTGCGCATGCGCCCCATACCTTCTACGGCATGATCGCCGCGCGCCAGCTGACCATGGCGGGCGTTCCGGTGACGGAGCCCCAGGAAGACCCGATCGCGACACTGCTCTCGCGCGCCGCCTACACCGGGCCAGACACCGAGTCGCTGAACGCTTTGGTCACCGCCGATCCGCGCGCGCGTCGCGCCGCCGCCTTGGCTCAGGTCGGCCGCTGGCGCGAAGCGGGGCTGGAGCTGCGCGCAGGTCTCTCGCTGGCGGAAACAGAATCGCTGCGCGCAGACTGGACGACGCTGGCCCTGGCGCTCAACGCCAAGGCGCCCTTGAACGCCGGCCGACCGGTGCGCCGCGTGGGCGGTGAAGACTATCCCCTGCCGCCACTGGACCCGATCGGCGGCTTCACGATCGACAAGGCGATGGTCTACGCCCTGGTACGCCAGGAAAGCCGCTTTGACCCCCTCGCCGTTTCCAACGCCGGCGCGGTGGGCCTGATGCAGGTACGGCCGACGTCAGCCGCCGACGTCGTGGGCGACGACACGCTACGCACCGACAACACCCCGCTGTTTGACCCGGCGTTCAACCTGCGGGCCGGCCAGGACTATTTCACCTGGCTTATGGACCGCGGCCTCAAGAGCCCGGACGTCCTGCGCGCCGTGGCGGCCTATAACGGAGGCCCCGCCACGCTGAACCGGACTCTCGCCCAGCTCGGCGCCGATTGCGACAGCCTGCTGCTGATCGAGAGCCTGCCCTTCAAGGAAACCCGCAACTACGTCGAGAAGGTGATGGCCAGCTACTGGACGTATCGCAAGCTGATGGGCGCAGAGAACAAGACGCTGGATGCGGTCGCCAGCGGCGCGCGGACGGTCGATTTCCGTCTCGATCCGCAGGTCGAGATGCCGACCACCATCGACCAGCTCATGGCGCAGCTGCCTTAG
- a CDS encoding uracil-DNA glycosylase, producing MSLAVDQRAVESLLAFWADAGVEALYADAPIDRLAEGAAMLRAKSQPPPPPAPVARPGMAMVRSPDIASAVAAARAAAATCNDLESLAAAIAAFDGCPLKSQGAKQAVFSRGVSDAQLMIIGEGPGADEDAQGQPFVGRAGKLLDRMLKAAGLEERVFITNTVFWRPPGNRTPTPQEQATCAPFVERAIALVKPKMLLLAGGASAKAMLKRDEGILSMRGRWFEWVSDDQSMALPAMPTLHPAFLLRTPAQKKRAWQDLLTLTERLDRPDRPH from the coding sequence ATGAGCCTCGCCGTCGATCAACGCGCCGTCGAAAGCCTGCTGGCCTTCTGGGCCGATGCGGGCGTCGAGGCCCTGTACGCGGACGCCCCGATCGATCGTCTCGCCGAGGGCGCGGCGATGCTCCGCGCCAAGAGCCAACCGCCCCCGCCGCCAGCGCCCGTCGCCCGCCCCGGCATGGCCATGGTCCGCTCGCCCGACATCGCTTCGGCCGTCGCCGCCGCCAGGGCCGCAGCCGCCACCTGCAACGACCTTGAGAGCCTGGCCGCCGCCATCGCCGCCTTCGACGGTTGTCCGCTCAAGAGCCAGGGCGCCAAGCAGGCCGTATTCTCGCGCGGCGTCAGCGACGCCCAGCTCATGATCATCGGGGAAGGTCCCGGCGCCGACGAGGACGCCCAAGGCCAGCCCTTCGTCGGCCGCGCGGGCAAACTTCTCGACCGGATGCTAAAGGCCGCCGGGCTTGAGGAGCGGGTGTTCATCACCAACACGGTGTTCTGGCGCCCGCCCGGTAACCGGACGCCGACGCCGCAAGAGCAGGCGACCTGCGCGCCGTTCGTCGAGCGCGCGATCGCGCTGGTGAAGCCCAAGATGCTGCTGCTGGCCGGCGGGGCCTCCGCCAAGGCCATGCTCAAGCGCGATGAAGGCATCCTGTCGATGCGCGGGCGCTGGTTCGAATGGGTCTCGGACGACCAGTCCATGGCGCTTCCGGCCATGCCGACCCTGCACCCGGCCTTCCTGCTGCGCACGCCCGCGCAGAAGAAGCGGGCTTGGCAAGACCTGCTGACCCTGACCGAGCGGCTTGATCGGCCGGACCGCCCGCACTAA
- a CDS encoding electron transfer flavoprotein-ubiquinone oxidoreductase, with the protein MSEDLERESMEYDVVIVGGGPAGLSAAIRLKQMAAKAGTEISVALLEKGSEVGAHILSGAVIDPKGLAELFPNWKEEGAPLETPVTKDRFKLLGPQGELSLPMFAMPPFMHNHGCYIASLANLTRWLAGKAEELGVEIYPGFAASDLVWNDDGSVKGVVVGVVGIAKDGEKKPDYQPGMELHGKYVFIAEGVRGSLAKQLIAKFKLDEGKSPQKYGIGIKELWQVPPEQHQPGLAEHTTGWPLDDQTGGGSFMYHFGDNYVAIGYVVHLNYKNPWLSPFDEFQRFKQHPSVRPYLEGGKRIAYGARAITEGGYQSVPKLTFPGGALIGCSAGFVNVPRIKGSHNAVKTGMLAAEAAFEAVQAGRASDELTAYQTSYDKSWVAKELKVVRNAKPLLGKFGTTLGGAFGMLDMWTNHLLGFSFFGTMKHEKTDAASTGLAKDYKPIVYPKPDGVISFDKLSSVFLSATNHEEDQPAHLRLKDPSVPIQVNLPKYGEPARLYCPAGVYEVLYNEQGTDPRFQINAQNCVHCKTCDIKDPSQNIVWTTPEGGGGPNYPNM; encoded by the coding sequence ATGAGCGAAGACCTCGAACGCGAGTCGATGGAATACGACGTCGTCATCGTCGGCGGCGGTCCCGCAGGCCTCTCGGCGGCGATCCGTCTGAAGCAGATGGCCGCCAAGGCCGGGACCGAGATCTCGGTCGCCCTGTTGGAAAAGGGCTCGGAAGTCGGCGCGCACATCCTGTCGGGCGCGGTGATCGACCCCAAGGGTCTGGCTGAACTCTTCCCCAACTGGAAGGAAGAGGGCGCGCCGCTGGAGACGCCGGTCACCAAGGACCGCTTCAAGCTGCTGGGCCCGCAAGGCGAACTCAGCCTGCCGATGTTCGCCATGCCGCCGTTCATGCACAACCACGGCTGCTACATCGCCTCCTTGGCCAATCTGACCCGCTGGCTGGCCGGCAAGGCCGAGGAGCTGGGCGTCGAGATCTATCCGGGCTTTGCGGCCTCGGACCTCGTCTGGAACGACGACGGCTCGGTCAAGGGCGTAGTGGTCGGCGTGGTCGGCATCGCCAAGGACGGCGAGAAGAAGCCGGACTACCAGCCGGGCATGGAGTTGCACGGCAAGTACGTCTTCATCGCCGAGGGCGTGCGCGGCTCGCTGGCCAAGCAACTGATCGCCAAGTTCAAGCTGGACGAGGGCAAGTCGCCGCAGAAGTACGGCATCGGCATCAAGGAACTCTGGCAAGTTCCGCCCGAGCAGCACCAGCCGGGCCTGGCCGAGCACACCACGGGCTGGCCGCTGGACGACCAGACGGGCGGCGGCAGCTTCATGTACCACTTCGGGGACAACTACGTGGCCATCGGCTACGTCGTGCACCTGAACTACAAGAACCCCTGGCTGTCGCCGTTCGACGAGTTCCAGCGTTTCAAGCAGCACCCTTCGGTCCGTCCCTACCTGGAAGGCGGCAAGCGCATCGCCTACGGCGCGCGCGCCATCACCGAGGGCGGCTATCAGTCTGTGCCGAAGCTGACCTTCCCGGGCGGGGCCCTGATCGGCTGCTCGGCGGGCTTCGTGAACGTGCCACGCATCAAGGGCAGCCATAATGCCGTGAAGACCGGCATGCTGGCCGCCGAAGCGGCTTTCGAGGCCGTGCAGGCCGGTCGCGCCAGCGACGAGCTGACCGCCTATCAGACGTCCTATGACAAGTCGTGGGTGGCCAAGGAGCTGAAGGTCGTCCGCAACGCCAAGCCGCTGCTGGGCAAGTTCGGCACCACGCTGGGCGGCGCGTTCGGCATGCTCGACATGTGGACCAACCACCTGCTGGGCTTCTCGTTCTTCGGCACCATGAAGCACGAGAAGACCGACGCGGCGTCGACGGGCCTCGCCAAGGACTATAAACCCATCGTCTATCCTAAGCCGGATGGCGTGATCAGCTTCGACAAGCTGAGCTCGGTGTTCCTGTCGGCGACCAACCACGAGGAAGACCAGCCGGCGCACCTGCGCCTCAAGGATCCTTCGGTGCCGATCCAGGTGAACCTGCCCAAGTACGGCGAGCCGGCGCGGCTCTACTGCCCGGCCGGCGTCTATGAAGTGCTCTACAACGAGCAGGGAACTGATCCGCGCTTCCAGATCAACGCGCAGAACTGCGTCCACTGCAAAACCTGCGACATCAAGGACCCGTCGCAGAACATCGTCTGGACCACGCCGGAAGGCGGCGGCGGACCGAACTATCCGAACATGTGA